One Mycobacterium kubicae genomic window carries:
- the nth gene encoding endonuclease III encodes MNRTLAQAFPHVYCELDFTTPLELAVATILSAQSTDKRVNLTTPALFAKYRTAVDYAQADRTELEALIRPTGFYRNKATSLIGLGQALVERFDGEVPATMEELVTLPGVGRKTANVILGNAFDIPGITVDTHFGRLVRRWRWTAEEDPVKVEHAVGALIERKEWTLLSHRVIFHGRRVCHARKPACGVCVLAKDCPSYGLGPTEPLLAAPLVQGPETEHLLALAGL; translated from the coding sequence ATGAATCGCACGCTGGCACAGGCCTTTCCGCACGTCTACTGCGAACTGGACTTCACCACGCCGCTCGAGCTGGCGGTGGCCACCATCCTGTCGGCACAGAGCACCGACAAACGGGTGAACCTGACGACGCCCGCGCTGTTCGCCAAGTACCGGACGGCGGTGGACTACGCGCAGGCCGACCGCACCGAACTGGAAGCCCTCATTCGCCCTACCGGCTTCTACCGCAACAAGGCAACGTCGTTGATCGGTCTCGGGCAGGCGCTGGTCGAGCGGTTCGACGGTGAGGTGCCGGCCACCATGGAAGAGCTGGTCACGCTGCCGGGCGTGGGCCGCAAGACGGCAAACGTCATCCTCGGCAACGCCTTCGATATTCCCGGCATCACCGTCGACACCCACTTTGGCCGGCTGGTTCGGCGCTGGCGCTGGACCGCCGAGGAGGACCCGGTCAAGGTGGAGCATGCGGTGGGCGCACTGATCGAGCGCAAGGAATGGACCTTGTTGAGTCACCGGGTGATCTTCCACGGCCGGCGCGTCTGCCACGCCCGCAAACCCGCCTGCGGGGTGTGCGTGCTGGCCAAGGATTGCCCGTCTTACGGGCTGGGGCCTACCGAACCCTTGTTGGCGGCCCCGCTGGTGCAGGGCCCGGAAACCGAGCACTTGCTGGCTCTGGCCGGGTTGTGA
- the crp gene encoding cAMP-activated global transcriptional regulator CRP has product MDEILARAGIFQGVEPSAVAALTKQLQPVDFPRGHTVFAEGEPGDRLYIIVAGKVKIGRRSPDGRENLLTIMGPSDMFGELSIFDPGPRTSSATTITEVRAVSMDRDALRAWIADRPEIAEQLLRVLARRLRRTNNNLADLIFTDVPGRVAKQLLQLAQRFGTQEGGAMRVTHDLTQEEIAQLVGASRETVNKALADFAHRGWIRLEGKSVLISDSERLARRAR; this is encoded by the coding sequence GTGGATGAGATCCTGGCAAGGGCAGGAATCTTCCAAGGGGTTGAGCCCAGCGCAGTCGCCGCACTGACCAAACAACTGCAGCCGGTCGACTTCCCCCGAGGACACACGGTTTTTGCCGAGGGCGAGCCGGGCGATCGGCTCTACATCATCGTCGCCGGAAAGGTGAAGATCGGTCGTCGGTCACCGGACGGCCGGGAGAACCTGCTGACCATCATGGGGCCGTCGGACATGTTCGGCGAGTTGTCGATCTTCGACCCTGGGCCGCGGACGTCCAGCGCGACGACGATCACCGAGGTGCGCGCGGTGTCGATGGACCGTGATGCGCTGCGGGCCTGGATCGCCGACCGTCCCGAGATTGCCGAGCAACTGTTGCGGGTGCTTGCGCGACGGCTGCGCCGCACCAACAACAACCTGGCGGACCTGATCTTTACCGACGTGCCGGGCCGGGTGGCCAAGCAGTTGCTGCAGCTCGCCCAGCGGTTCGGCACTCAGGAGGGCGGCGCCATGCGAGTCACCCACGACCTGACGCAGGAAGAGATCGCCCAGCTGGTCGGCGCTTCGCGGGAGACGGTGAACAAGGCGCTGGCCGACTTCGCCCACCGGGGGTGGATCCGGCTGGAGGGCAAGAGCGTGCTGATCTCCGACTCCGAGCGTCTGGCGCGCCGAGCGAGGTAA
- a CDS encoding MBL fold metallo-hydrolase, whose protein sequence is MTLTHPAYGQLRPVTDTASVLLADNPGLLTLEGTNTWVLRGSRSDEVLVVDPGPEDEHIERLAALGRIALVLISHRHVDHTAGIDKLVELTGAPVRAADPQFLRGDGVALSDREIIDAAGVTVTVLTTPGHTADSVSFVLDDAVLTADSVLGRGTAVLDKDDGNLADYLDSLHRLRGLGRRTVLPGHGPELPDLDAVTAEYLVHRRERLNQVRSALRSLGDDATARQVVEHVYVDVDEKLWDAAEWSVQAQLNYLRRE, encoded by the coding sequence ATGACCCTGACCCATCCGGCATACGGGCAGTTGCGGCCGGTCACCGACACCGCGTCGGTGCTGCTGGCCGACAACCCGGGCCTGTTGACGTTGGAGGGCACCAATACCTGGGTGCTGCGGGGGTCGCGAAGTGACGAGGTGCTGGTTGTCGACCCCGGGCCCGAGGACGAGCACATCGAGCGGCTTGCCGCGCTGGGCCGCATCGCCTTGGTGTTGATCAGTCACCGGCATGTCGATCACACCGCTGGCATCGACAAGTTGGTCGAGCTGACCGGGGCGCCGGTGCGCGCGGCGGATCCGCAGTTCCTGCGGGGTGACGGGGTGGCGCTGAGTGATCGGGAGATCATCGACGCCGCCGGCGTAACGGTCACGGTGCTGACCACGCCCGGCCATACCGCCGACTCGGTGTCGTTTGTTCTCGACGACGCGGTGCTGACAGCCGACAGTGTGCTGGGCCGGGGCACCGCGGTGCTCGACAAGGATGACGGCAACCTGGCCGACTACTTGGATTCGCTGCACCGGCTGCGCGGGCTGGGTCGCCGGACGGTGCTGCCCGGGCACGGCCCCGAGCTGCCCGACTTGGACGCCGTCACAGCCGAATACCTGGTGCACCGGCGGGAGCGGTTGAATCAGGTGCGCTCGGCGCTGCGGTCGCTGGGGGATGACGCCACGGCGCGACAGGTGGTCGAACACGTGTATGTCGACGTCGACGAGAAGCTGTGGGATGCGGCCGAGTGGTCGGTTCAGGCGCAGCTGAACTATCTGCGTCGGGAGTGA
- a CDS encoding RidA family protein — MNAGSSWTARLGQLGVALPQTVAPLAAYVPAVRTGNLVYTAGQLPFEAGKLVATGKVGADISPEEGKRLARLCALNALAAIDSLVGLDTVTQVVKVVGFVASASGFHGQPSVVNGASDLLAEVFADKGAHARSAVGVAELPLNAPVEVELIVEVGLTLR, encoded by the coding sequence ATGAACGCTGGCTCCTCCTGGACGGCGCGATTGGGCCAACTCGGTGTCGCGCTTCCGCAGACCGTGGCGCCACTGGCCGCCTACGTTCCCGCCGTCCGCACCGGCAATCTCGTCTACACCGCCGGTCAACTGCCCTTCGAGGCCGGGAAGTTGGTGGCCACCGGCAAGGTCGGCGCGGACATCAGCCCCGAAGAAGGCAAACGGTTGGCCCGGCTGTGTGCGCTCAACGCGCTGGCGGCCATCGACTCCCTGGTCGGGCTCGACACGGTGACCCAGGTGGTCAAGGTGGTCGGGTTCGTCGCGTCGGCATCGGGTTTCCACGGTCAGCCCAGCGTCGTCAACGGGGCTTCCGACCTGCTCGCCGAGGTGTTCGCCGACAAAGGGGCGCACGCGCGATCGGCCGTCGGTGTGGCGGAGTTGCCGTTGAATGCCCCGGTCGAAGTCGAGCTGATCGTGGAGGTTGGCCTGACGTTGCGATGA
- a CDS encoding DUF4177 domain-containing protein — protein MTQPTAWEYATVPLLTHATKQILDQWGADGWELVAVLPGPTGEQHVAYLKRPK, from the coding sequence ATGACCCAACCCACCGCATGGGAGTACGCGACGGTTCCGCTGCTCACGCACGCCACCAAACAGATCCTCGATCAGTGGGGCGCCGATGGCTGGGAGCTGGTAGCGGTGCTGCCCGGGCCCACCGGCGAGCAGCACGTCGCCTACCTCAAGCGCCCGAAATAG
- a CDS encoding ArsA family ATPase: MANTSTGGSSVGWPSRLSKARLHFVTGKGGTGKSTIAAALALTLAAGGRKVLLVEVEGRQGIAQLFDVPPLPYQELKIATAERGGQVNALAIDIEAAFLEYLDMFYNLGIAGRAMRRIGAIEFATTIAPGLRDVLLTGKIKETVIRLDKNRLPVYDAIVVDAPPTGRIARFLDVTKAVSDLARGGPVHSQAEGVVQLLHSEQTAIHLVTLLEALPVQETLEAIEELAEMELPIGSVIVNRNIPAYLDTDDLAKAAEGDVDADAVRAGLATAGIELSEDDFAGLLTETIEHATRIAARSETAQQLDSLQVPRLELPAISDGVDLGSLYELSESLAQQGVR; the protein is encoded by the coding sequence GTGGCAAACACTTCTACCGGCGGTAGTTCCGTCGGCTGGCCGTCGCGTTTGTCGAAGGCCCGCCTGCACTTTGTGACCGGCAAAGGCGGTACCGGCAAGTCGACCATCGCCGCAGCCTTGGCCCTGACGCTGGCAGCCGGCGGTCGCAAAGTCCTGCTGGTGGAAGTCGAAGGGCGACAAGGGATTGCGCAACTTTTCGACGTGCCCCCGCTGCCCTACCAGGAACTGAAGATCGCGACCGCCGAGCGCGGCGGCCAGGTCAACGCCCTGGCCATCGACATCGAGGCCGCCTTTCTGGAATACCTCGACATGTTCTACAACCTGGGCATCGCCGGCCGTGCCATGCGCCGCATCGGCGCCATCGAGTTCGCGACCACGATCGCGCCCGGCCTACGTGACGTGCTGCTGACCGGCAAGATCAAAGAAACGGTCATCCGCCTGGACAAGAACCGGTTACCGGTATACGACGCGATCGTCGTCGACGCGCCTCCGACCGGTCGGATCGCGCGCTTTCTCGACGTCACCAAGGCCGTGTCGGATCTGGCCCGCGGCGGGCCGGTGCATTCGCAGGCCGAGGGCGTGGTGCAGCTGTTGCACAGTGAGCAGACCGCCATCCATCTGGTGACGCTGCTCGAGGCGCTGCCGGTGCAGGAAACTCTGGAGGCCATCGAAGAGCTGGCGGAGATGGAACTGCCCATCGGCAGCGTCATCGTCAACCGCAACATTCCGGCGTATCTGGACACCGACGACCTGGCCAAGGCGGCCGAGGGTGACGTGGACGCGGACGCGGTGCGCGCGGGGCTGGCCACCGCCGGTATCGAACTCTCCGAGGACGACTTCGCCGGCCTGCTGACCGAAACCATCGAGCACGCCACGCGGATCGCCGCCCGATCGGAAACCGCCCAGCAGCTGGATTCCCTGCAGGTGCCGCGCCTGGAACTGCCGGCGATCTCCGACGGCGTGGACTTGGGCAGCCTGTATGAGTTGTCGGAATCGCTTGCGCAGCAGGGAGTTCGATGA
- a CDS encoding ArsA family ATPase, with protein MSTTPKTLDMAAILADTSNRVVVCCGAGGVGKTTTAAAIALRAAEYGRTVVVLTIDPAKRLAQALGVNDLGNTPQRVPLAPEVTGELHAMMLDMRRTFDEMVVQYSGPERAQSILDNQFYQTVATSLAGTQEYMAMEKLGQLLSEDRWDLVVVDTPPSRNALDFLDAPQRLGSFMDSRLWRLLLAPGRGIGRLVTGAMGLAMKALSTVLGSQMLGDAAAFVQSLDATFGGFREKADRTYALLKRRGTQFVVVSAAEPDALREASFFVDRLSQEGMPLAGLVLNRTHPTLCALPVERAIDAAEKLDAESSDSATLAAAVLHIHADRGQTAKREVRLLSRFTGANPDVPIVGVPSLPFDVSDLDALRALADQITPARTGDDVSRSTAR; from the coding sequence ATGAGTACCACACCCAAGACCCTTGATATGGCGGCCATTCTGGCCGACACCAGCAACCGGGTCGTCGTGTGCTGCGGCGCGGGCGGCGTCGGAAAGACCACGACCGCGGCCGCAATCGCCTTGCGCGCCGCCGAATACGGCCGCACGGTGGTCGTGTTGACCATCGACCCCGCGAAACGGTTGGCGCAAGCGTTGGGCGTCAACGATCTTGGAAACACCCCGCAGCGGGTGCCGCTAGCCCCGGAGGTGACCGGCGAGCTGCACGCGATGATGCTCGACATGCGCCGCACGTTCGACGAGATGGTGGTCCAATACTCCGGACCCGAACGGGCCCAGTCGATTCTGGATAACCAGTTCTATCAGACCGTCGCCACCTCGCTGGCCGGGACGCAAGAGTACATGGCCATGGAAAAGTTGGGGCAGCTGCTCAGCGAGGACCGGTGGGACCTGGTGGTGGTCGACACTCCTCCCTCCCGCAATGCACTCGATTTCCTCGACGCCCCCCAACGCCTGGGCAGCTTCATGGACAGCCGGCTGTGGCGGCTGCTGCTTGCTCCGGGCCGCGGCATCGGGCGACTGGTCACCGGCGCCATGGGCTTGGCCATGAAGGCATTGTCGACCGTGCTCGGTTCGCAGATGCTGGGTGACGCGGCGGCGTTCGTGCAGTCCCTGGACGCCACCTTCGGCGGCTTCCGCGAGAAGGCCGACCGCACCTACGCCCTCCTGAAGCGGCGCGGCACCCAATTCGTGGTGGTGTCGGCCGCCGAACCCGACGCACTGCGGGAAGCATCCTTTTTCGTCGACCGGCTATCGCAAGAAGGGATGCCGCTCGCGGGGCTGGTGTTGAACCGGACGCACCCGACGTTGTGCGCCCTGCCGGTCGAGCGTGCCATCGACGCGGCCGAAAAGCTCGACGCCGAGTCCAGCGACTCAGCCACACTGGCCGCGGCCGTACTGCATATCCACGCCGACCGCGGACAGACCGCCAAACGGGAGGTGCGGCTGCTGTCCCGGTTCACCGGCGCTAACCCCGACGTCCCGATCGTCGGCGTGCCGTCGCTGCCGTTCGACGTGTCCGACCTGGATGCGCTGCGCGCCCTGGCCGACCAGATCACGCCGGCCCGCACCGGTGACGACGTGAGCCGCTCAACCGCCCGCTGA
- a CDS encoding WhiB family transcriptional regulator, which yields MSGQRPAARRTNLTAAQNVLRPVEAEDRIAWVSKALCRTTDPDELFVRGAAQRKAAVICRHCPVMQECGADALDNKVEFGVWGGMTERQRRALLKQHPEVVSWSDYFDKRKRRGVS from the coding sequence GTGTCAGGTCAGCGTCCGGCGGCCCGGCGGACAAATCTTACGGCCGCACAAAATGTCCTTCGCCCTGTGGAGGCGGAAGACCGTATTGCCTGGGTCTCGAAGGCTTTGTGCCGAACGACCGATCCCGACGAGCTTTTCGTCCGGGGCGCAGCTCAGCGCAAGGCCGCTGTCATCTGCCGGCACTGCCCGGTGATGCAGGAGTGCGGTGCAGATGCGCTGGACAACAAGGTGGAGTTCGGTGTGTGGGGTGGCATGACCGAACGCCAGCGCAGGGCACTGCTCAAGCAGCACCCTGAGGTCGTCTCCTGGTCGGACTACTTCGACAAGCGCAAGCGCCGCGGCGTCAGCTAG
- the ponA2 gene encoding transglycosylase/D,D-transpeptidase PonA2 — MSERPPAVITVLKLAGCCLLASIVATALMFPFAGGVGLMSNRASEVVANGSAQLLEGQVPAVSTMVDAKGNVIAWLYSQRRFEVPSDKIANTMKLAIVSIEDKRFADHNGVDWKGTLTGLAGYASGDVDTRGGSTIEQQYVKNYQLLVTAQTDAEKRAAVETTPARKLREIRMALTLDKTFTKPEILTRYLNLVSFGNNSFGVQDAAQTYFGINAVDLNWQQAALLAGMVQSTSTLNPYTNPEGALARRNLVLDTMIANIPQEADALRAAKAEPLGILPQPNELPRGCIAAGDRAFFCDYVQEYLSRAGINKEQVARGGYLIRTTLDPDVQVPVKAAIDKFAPPTLAGISSVMSVIRPGKDSHKVIAMASNRKYGLNTEAGETMRPQPFSLVGDGAGSIFKLFTTAAALDMGMGINAQLDVPPRFQAKGLGSGGAKGCPKDTWCVVNAGNYRGSMNVTEALATSPNTAFAKLISQIGVGRAVDMAIKLGLRSYANPGTARDYNPDSNESLADFVKRQNIGSFTLGPIEVNALELSNVAATLASGGMWCPPNPIDKLIDRNGNEVAVTTETCDQVVPEGLANTLANAMSKDASGGGTASGSAGAAGWDLPMSGKTGTTEAHRSSGFVGFTNRYAAANYIYDDSTNPTDLCSAPLRHCGEGDLYGGNEPARTWFTAMKPIALNFGEVHLPPTDPRYVDGSPGSRVPSVVGLDVNQARQRLKDAGFQVADQTNSVNSSAKLGEVVGTAPTGQTIPGSIITIQVSNGIPPPPPPPPEGAPVPVGSQVVEIPGLPPITIPLLAPPPAEPPPP, encoded by the coding sequence ATGTCCGAGCGCCCCCCGGCCGTGATCACGGTCCTGAAGCTTGCTGGGTGCTGTCTGCTGGCCAGTATCGTCGCCACCGCCCTGATGTTCCCCTTCGCAGGCGGAGTCGGTCTCATGTCGAACCGCGCCTCGGAAGTGGTGGCGAACGGTTCCGCTCAGCTTTTGGAGGGTCAAGTGCCCGCGGTGTCGACGATGGTCGACGCCAAGGGCAACGTCATCGCCTGGCTGTACTCCCAGCGCCGGTTCGAAGTGCCGTCCGACAAGATCGCCAACACGATGAAGCTGGCGATCGTCTCGATCGAGGACAAGCGGTTCGCCGACCACAACGGGGTGGACTGGAAAGGCACCCTGACCGGTCTGGCCGGGTACGCCTCCGGCGATGTGGACACCCGCGGCGGCTCGACCATCGAGCAGCAGTACGTCAAGAACTACCAACTGCTGGTGACCGCCCAGACCGATGCCGAGAAGCGCGCGGCCGTCGAAACCACCCCGGCGCGCAAGCTGCGTGAGATCCGGATGGCGCTCACGCTGGACAAGACCTTCACCAAACCCGAGATCCTCACCCGCTACCTGAACCTGGTGTCGTTCGGCAACAACTCTTTCGGGGTTCAGGACGCGGCGCAGACCTACTTCGGCATCAATGCCGTCGATCTGAACTGGCAGCAGGCTGCGCTGCTGGCGGGCATGGTGCAGTCGACCAGCACGCTGAACCCCTACACCAACCCCGAAGGGGCGTTGGCCCGGCGCAACCTGGTGCTGGACACCATGATCGCCAACATCCCGCAGGAAGCCGACGCCTTGCGGGCGGCCAAGGCCGAGCCGCTGGGAATCCTGCCGCAGCCCAACGAATTGCCGCGCGGCTGCATCGCCGCGGGAGATCGCGCCTTCTTCTGCGACTACGTCCAGGAATATCTGTCTCGCGCCGGCATCAACAAGGAGCAGGTGGCCCGCGGCGGCTACCTCATCCGGACCACGCTGGACCCAGACGTGCAGGTCCCGGTCAAGGCGGCCATCGACAAGTTCGCCCCGCCGACCCTGGCCGGTATCTCCAGCGTGATGAGCGTGATCCGGCCGGGCAAGGATTCGCACAAAGTGATCGCGATGGCCAGCAACCGTAAGTACGGGCTGAACACCGAAGCCGGCGAGACCATGCGTCCGCAGCCGTTCTCCCTCGTCGGCGATGGCGCGGGCTCGATCTTCAAGCTGTTCACCACCGCGGCCGCCCTGGACATGGGCATGGGCATCAACGCCCAACTCGACGTGCCACCCCGCTTCCAGGCCAAGGGGCTGGGCAGCGGTGGGGCCAAGGGATGCCCCAAGGACACCTGGTGTGTGGTCAATGCCGGCAATTACCGCGGATCGATGAATGTCACCGAAGCGCTTGCCACCTCACCCAACACCGCCTTCGCCAAGCTGATCTCACAGATCGGAGTCGGGCGCGCGGTCGACATGGCGATCAAACTCGGGCTGCGCTCCTACGCCAACCCGGGCACCGCCCGCGACTACAACCCCGACAGCAACGAAAGCCTGGCTGACTTCGTCAAGCGGCAGAACATCGGCTCGTTCACCCTCGGGCCCATCGAGGTCAACGCCTTGGAGCTGTCCAACGTCGCCGCCACGCTGGCCTCCGGTGGAATGTGGTGCCCGCCCAACCCGATCGACAAGCTGATCGACCGCAACGGCAACGAGGTCGCCGTCACCACCGAGACCTGCGATCAGGTCGTGCCCGAAGGGCTGGCCAACACGCTGGCCAACGCGATGAGCAAGGACGCCTCGGGCGGCGGCACCGCGTCGGGATCGGCCGGGGCCGCGGGCTGGGACCTGCCGATGTCGGGTAAGACCGGCACCACCGAAGCGCACCGCTCTTCGGGTTTCGTGGGCTTCACCAACCGCTACGCCGCGGCGAACTACATCTACGACGACTCCACCAATCCGACCGACCTGTGTTCGGCGCCGCTGCGCCACTGCGGTGAGGGCGACCTGTACGGCGGTAACGAGCCGGCGCGCACCTGGTTCACGGCCATGAAGCCGATCGCCTTGAACTTCGGTGAAGTGCACCTGCCGCCGACCGACCCGCGTTATGTCGACGGCTCCCCCGGCTCGCGGGTGCCCAGTGTCGTGGGTCTGGACGTGAACCAGGCCCGCCAGCGCCTCAAAGACGCCGGATTCCAGGTCGCCGACCAAACCAATTCGGTCAACAGCAGCGCCAAACTCGGTGAGGTGGTCGGAACCGCGCCCACCGGGCAGACGATCCCCGGCTCGATCATCACGATCCAGGTCAGCAACGGCATCCCGCCGCCACCGCCGCCACCGCCGGAGGGTGCGCCGGTGCCGGTCGGTTCGCAGGTGGTCGAGATTCCGGGCCTGCCGCCGATCACCATTCCATTGCTCGCGCCGCCGCCGGCCGAGCCGCCTCCTCCGTAG
- a CDS encoding metallophosphoesterase, with the protein MADAQKSIARSLPGPPRGSHRGRVLPALLRTGAATLGSAVAGVGYAALVERNAFVLREVTMPVLSPGSTPLRVLHISDLHMLPNQRRKQAWLRELASWEPDLVVNTGDNLAHPKAVPAVVQTLGDLLGRPGVFVFGSNDYFGPRLKNPMNYLTNPGHRTRGEPLPWQDLRAAFTERGWLDLTHTRREFEVAGLHIAAAGVDDPHIDRDRYDTIAGPASPAANLRLGLTHSPEPRVLDRFAADGYQLVMAGHTHGGQLCLPFYGALVTNCGLDRSRAKGASQWGEHMRLHVSAGIGTSPYAPVRFCCRPEATLLTLIATPMGGRDSTSNLGRSQPKVSVR; encoded by the coding sequence ATGGCTGATGCCCAGAAATCGATAGCTCGGTCTCTCCCCGGGCCGCCGCGCGGCTCGCATCGTGGCCGGGTGCTCCCCGCCTTGTTACGCACCGGTGCTGCCACGCTCGGCTCGGCGGTCGCCGGGGTAGGTTACGCCGCGCTGGTCGAGCGCAACGCATTCGTGTTGCGCGAGGTGACCATGCCGGTGTTGAGCCCGGGGTCCACGCCGTTGCGGGTGTTGCATATCAGCGATCTGCACATGTTGCCCAACCAGCGGCGCAAACAGGCGTGGCTGCGCGAGCTGGCCAGCTGGGAACCCGACCTCGTCGTCAACACCGGTGACAATCTGGCTCACCCCAAGGCCGTTCCCGCGGTGGTTCAGACTCTTGGTGACCTATTGGGCCGCCCGGGCGTCTTCGTGTTCGGCAGCAACGACTACTTCGGGCCGCGGTTGAAGAACCCGATGAACTACCTGACCAACCCGGGACATCGCACCCGCGGCGAACCGCTGCCGTGGCAGGACCTGCGCGCGGCGTTCACCGAGCGCGGCTGGCTGGATCTCACCCATACTCGCCGCGAGTTCGAGGTGGCCGGCCTGCACATCGCCGCCGCCGGCGTCGACGACCCGCATATCGACCGGGACCGCTATGACACCATCGCCGGCCCGGCCAGCCCCGCGGCGAATTTGCGGCTGGGGTTGACGCATTCGCCGGAACCGCGGGTGCTGGACCGCTTCGCCGCGGACGGCTACCAGTTGGTGATGGCCGGACACACCCACGGCGGACAGCTTTGCCTGCCGTTCTACGGCGCCTTGGTGACCAACTGCGGCCTGGACCGCTCTCGGGCCAAGGGCGCATCGCAGTGGGGCGAGCACATGCGCCTGCACGTCTCGGCCGGAATCGGCACCTCACCGTATGCACCCGTGCGCTTCTGCTGCCGACCCGAAGCCACCTTGCTCACGCTGATCGCCACCCCGATGGGCGGCCGCGATTCAACCAGCAACCTGGGCCGGTCGCAGCCAAAAGTCTCGGTGCGTTGA